One segment of Cydia amplana chromosome 16, ilCydAmpl1.1, whole genome shotgun sequence DNA contains the following:
- the LOC134655472 gene encoding nose resistant to fluoxetine protein 6-like has translation MAERRTKHVGQNTEYDRLPPLFKLDDYYPCLRGPGDRYCYVNAILVANGSSELLHFIQEYSAANTFTHYDHNLIHWGVCVTKTCRQYLGNYTVHETLEACLNSSLQQTHQLQARLVEEKVYCTDFEENDNVETGEIVVATYHDPLFHIFYNGNLIVQTFFVLSGCLLAFNLLLVEEKAQLTWPRFPRYVALRWMRLTPPYAAVLAVIATWMKRFGDGPMWKPVVGIETEACRRDWFYHLLYLNDYVDHSQCMAHTWYLAVDMKLTVLGLLVFYLMKSWRARKIAIGVAFVVGVVAPAVCTYLQNLNAIHIVSPEVARNYFVEDPTFNNLYKRTHTNMVCYAMGLALGMWVYKRMQMDVDVTKYKKYRPIYWATVPIGVLLCALGGIFYMDGLQVPMLARVLYSPGIKLMFGMLAFVLITGTIFKLESNKSGNTILNFFPLISFSEFPAVYRGFLEWQGWAVFGRVSYCAYIVHVAVIRTTTANHATLLHTNFLQIVLTYFSHLVTSFVIALPCWMIIEAPFNQLVKLCFYPAPKDEPQDTLKNMPREVTLKNMSRDIDTTDVKPVFVVRNKEKDFDGTVVLKL, from the exons ATGGCTGAGCGTAGAACGAAACACGTGGGGCAAA ATACAGAGTATGACCGTTTGCCGCCGCTATTTAAGCTGGACGATTACTACCCGTGCCTGCGCGGGCCCGGAGACCGCTACTGCTACGTTAACGCAATACTGGTCGCCAACGGCAGCAGTGAACTGCTTCATTTCATACAA GAATATTCCGCCGCCAACACATTCACACATTACGACCACAATTTAATACATTGGGGCGTCTGCGTGACGAAGACATGTCGGCAGTACCTCGGCAACTACACAGTTCATGAGACCCTCGAAGCCTGCCTCAACTCCTCGCTCCAGCAGACCCACCAGCTCCAAGCCAGGCTGGTGGAAGAGAAAGTTTATTGCACTGACTTTGAGGAGAATGATAACGTAGAAACTGGGGAGATTGTTGTGGCT ACGTACCACGACCCGCTGTTCCACATATTCTACAACGGCAACCTGATCGTGCAGACTTTCTTCGTCCTGTCTGGCTGTCTGCTGGCGTTCAATCTTCTGCTGGTGGAGGAGAAGGCGCAGCTGACGTGGCCGAGGTTCCCTAGATATGTCGCGCTCAGGTGGATGCG GTTAACCCCACCTTACGCTGCAGTGCTGGCGGTGATCGCCACTTGGATGAAGAGGTTCGGAGACGGACCTATGTGGAAG CCCGTGGTAGGCATAGAGACGGAGGCCTGTCGTCGTGACTGGTTCTACCACCTTCTGTACTTAAACGACTACGTCGACCACTCACAGTGCATGGCGCATACCTG GTACCTTGCAGTAGACATGAAGCTCACAGTCTTGGGGCTGCTGGTGTTCTACCTGATGAAGAGTTGGCGTGCGCGGAAGATCGCGATTGGCGTGGCGTTCGTTGTTGGCGTCGTCGCGCCCGCGGTCTGCACCTACTTGCAAAACTTGAACGCTATACATATCGTTTCGCCTGA agtcGCTCGCAACTACTTCGTGGAAGACCCGaccttcaataacttgtacaagCGGACGCACACCAACATGGTGTGCTACGCCATGGGCTTGGCTCTCGGCATGTGGGTCTACAAGAGGATGCAGATGGACGTAGACGTTACTAAGTATAAG AAATACCGGCCCATCTACTGGGCAACGGTCCCCATCGGAGTACTGCTGTGTGCCCTCGGCGGCATCTTCTACATGGACGGTCTCCAGGTGCCCATGCTGGCGCGCGTGCTGTACTCGCCGGGCATCAAGCTCATGTTCGGGATGTTGGCGTTCGTGCTCATTACTGGGACCATCTTTAAACTGGAGAGTAA CAAATCGGGAAACacaattttaaatttctttccgCTGATATCTTTCTCTGAATTTCCAGCCGTGTACCGCGGCTTTCTCGAGTGGCAAGGCTGGGCGGTGTTCGGCCGCGTCTCCTACTGCGCATACATCGTGCACGTGGCTGTCATTCGGACGACCACGGCCAATCACGCCACCTTGCTGCACACTAACTTCTTACAGATC GTTTTGACATACTTCTCCCATCTCGTGACATCCTTCGTGATAGCGCTGCCCTGCTGGATGATAATCGAAGCACCCTTCAACCAGCTAGTCAAGCTCTGCTTCTACCCTGCCCCCAAGGATGAACCCCAAGATACCCTCAAAAATATGCCCCGAGAAGTTAccctcaaaaatatgtcccgaGATATAGACACAACAGATGTGAAACCAGTTTTTGTGGTTAGAAACAAAGAGAAAGACTTTGATGGAACGGTGGTgttgaaattataa